In one window of Saprospiraceae bacterium DNA:
- a CDS encoding bifunctional 3-deoxy-7-phosphoheptulonate synthase/chorismate mutase type II has translation MQPAVDKQGDSKVLILGPCSAESEQQMLETARSLKNLNPDFIRAGLWKPRTRPGSFEGYGKEAIPWMNALQQELGMKVCTEVANASHVEIALKAGFDALWIGARTSVNPFYVEEIAVALRGADLPVFIKNPMNPDLHLWQGAIERILNAGIKRIAAIHRGFSFYGNSIYRNIPRWQIPIELMRRLPGIQMIADISHIGGRPGLLREIAQIAFDLNYNGIMAEVHRDPVHALSDADQQVTPEFFKEQIWDKLILRKGFSLDETYNQTVDHIREKIDQVDLEIVGLLAKRMLLAEEIGHHKKEQGVSIFQPQRWDQIVDTLLGEGKKLKLSEEFIFSLIEAIHIESIQHQSRRMNED, from the coding sequence ATGCAACCAGCAGTTGACAAGCAGGGAGATTCAAAAGTGTTGATTTTAGGACCCTGCAGTGCGGAATCAGAACAGCAGATGCTCGAAACAGCCCGATCATTGAAGAACCTGAATCCCGATTTCATCAGGGCTGGCCTTTGGAAACCCAGAACCCGGCCGGGTAGTTTTGAGGGATATGGCAAAGAAGCCATTCCTTGGATGAATGCTTTGCAACAGGAATTGGGAATGAAAGTTTGCACGGAAGTCGCCAATGCCAGTCATGTCGAGATTGCTTTGAAAGCGGGATTCGACGCTCTTTGGATAGGAGCCAGGACCTCCGTCAATCCATTTTATGTCGAAGAAATTGCGGTAGCCCTCAGAGGAGCTGACCTCCCTGTTTTTATTAAAAATCCGATGAATCCGGATCTTCATTTGTGGCAAGGAGCTATTGAGCGTATTCTGAATGCGGGGATAAAGCGAATTGCGGCTATTCATCGCGGATTTAGTTTCTATGGTAACTCCATTTACAGAAATATTCCCAGATGGCAAATTCCCATTGAACTCATGCGCAGACTGCCAGGGATTCAAATGATCGCAGATATTTCCCATATTGGAGGTCGGCCCGGGTTGTTGAGAGAAATTGCCCAAATTGCGTTTGACCTCAATTACAATGGAATCATGGCTGAAGTGCATAGGGACCCGGTTCATGCTTTAAGTGATGCGGACCAGCAAGTCACTCCCGAATTTTTTAAGGAACAAATATGGGATAAATTAATCCTACGAAAAGGATTTAGCCTGGACGAAACTTATAATCAAACTGTAGATCACATTCGTGAAAAAATAGATCAGGTCGATCTCGAAATTGTCGGATTGCTTGCAAAACGCATGCTTCTTGCCGAAGAGATCGGCCATCATAAAAAAGAACAAGGTGTATCAATTTTCCAGCCGCAACGCTGGGACCAAATTGTTGATACCTTGTTGGGTGAAGGCAAAAAACTTAAGCTGAGTGAGGAATTTATTTTCTCCCTGATCGAAGCGATACATATTGAATCTATTCAGCATCAAAGCAGACGGATGAACGAGGATTGA
- a CDS encoding cupin-like domain-containing protein: MELVSIPKLSGLTPHEFAESFLNNKRPVVFKDLIKDWPAFQQWDFQFFIKNYGHLTVPVYDPNFSKAGKTYMKASFQMKFGDYLNKILEGPCELRIFLWNILKQAPELVNDIRIPRIMNGFYNEFPFLFFGGQGSYTKIHYDVDCSHVFLSQFRTRKRVLLFSQDQTPLLGQIPFTVGCLVDMNNPDEDKFPGLKYLQGWETTLEHGETLFIPSMYWHHIEYIDPGFSISLRAANSFTQKLKGTVNLARHLAVDRGMNFILGAKWGDLKIDLARKAYSRKQLWHEI, encoded by the coding sequence ATGGAGCTCGTTTCAATTCCAAAACTTAGCGGTCTTACACCGCATGAATTCGCAGAATCATTCCTAAATAACAAAAGGCCCGTTGTATTTAAAGATCTTATCAAAGATTGGCCGGCTTTCCAGCAATGGGATTTTCAATTCTTTATAAAGAATTATGGCCATTTGACTGTTCCGGTTTATGATCCAAATTTCAGCAAAGCCGGAAAAACTTACATGAAAGCATCATTCCAAATGAAATTCGGAGACTATTTAAATAAAATATTGGAAGGGCCCTGCGAATTGCGAATTTTTTTATGGAATATTCTAAAACAAGCGCCGGAATTAGTGAATGACATCCGAATCCCCCGCATCATGAATGGATTTTACAATGAATTTCCATTTTTGTTTTTTGGAGGTCAAGGTTCGTATACCAAAATTCACTACGACGTAGATTGCTCACATGTTTTCCTCTCTCAGTTCAGAACAAGAAAACGGGTACTGCTTTTTTCACAGGATCAAACTCCTTTACTTGGCCAAATTCCTTTTACTGTTGGATGTTTGGTTGACATGAACAATCCCGATGAGGATAAATTTCCGGGTTTGAAATATCTCCAGGGTTGGGAAACAACCTTAGAACACGGAGAGACCCTATTCATTCCTAGTATGTATTGGCACCATATTGAATATATTGATCCGGGATTTTCAATTTCCTTACGGGCTGCCAATAGCTTTACACAAAAATTAAAAGGAACCGTAAATCTCGCCAGACATTTAGCTGTAGATCGTGGAATGAACTTTATTTTGGGTGCAAAATGGGGAGACTTAAAAATTGATCTTGCCCGTAAGGCTTATTCGAGAAAGCAACTGTGGCATGAAATTTGA
- a CDS encoding phosphoribosylformylglycinamidine cyclo-ligase → MEIQRYDALGVSSGKEEVHKAIENLDKGLFPKAFCKVLPDLLNNDDEFVNLIHADTAGTKTSLAYLYWKETGDLSVWEGIAQDALVMNLDDLACVGCCDQIIISSTIGRNKHLIPGNVIESIINGTQKFISKMKDHGITIISGGGETADVGDIVRTIDVGITAFSRMRKSDLLINNISAGDLIIGLASYGQSSYEDKYNSGIGSNGLTAARHDLLDKHYANFTESYAPETAKEHIYTGPWSLSDIWTDRDMQFKVGDLLLSPTRTYLPVLKEVLASHKAGISGIIHCTGGAQSKVKKFISRVRIIKDQLFELPPLFKLLEKYSLCSPQELYQVYNMGHRLEIYAKENVVEQIFRICKVYNIDARIIGRVEPGSTEEVIVKSHLGEFKY, encoded by the coding sequence ATGGAAATACAAAGATATGACGCTTTGGGGGTCTCTTCAGGTAAGGAAGAGGTACATAAAGCCATAGAAAATTTAGATAAAGGATTGTTTCCTAAGGCGTTTTGCAAGGTTTTACCCGATCTGTTAAATAATGATGATGAATTTGTAAATTTAATTCATGCGGATACTGCGGGCACAAAAACCAGTTTGGCTTATTTGTACTGGAAAGAAACCGGAGATCTTTCGGTATGGGAGGGCATTGCTCAGGACGCATTGGTCATGAATCTCGACGATCTGGCTTGCGTGGGTTGTTGCGACCAAATAATCATCTCATCTACCATTGGCCGCAATAAACATTTGATTCCAGGGAATGTCATTGAATCGATCATCAACGGAACGCAGAAATTCATATCGAAAATGAAAGATCATGGCATCACCATCATTTCCGGAGGTGGTGAAACGGCGGATGTAGGCGACATCGTGCGCACCATTGACGTTGGGATTACAGCATTTTCCAGAATGAGAAAATCGGATCTGCTGATCAACAATATTTCAGCTGGTGATCTCATCATCGGACTGGCCTCATACGGACAGTCAAGTTATGAAGACAAGTACAACAGTGGAATTGGTTCCAATGGCTTGACTGCAGCGCGGCACGATCTGCTCGACAAGCATTATGCGAATTTTACAGAGTCCTATGCTCCGGAAACTGCAAAGGAACATATATATACAGGCCCCTGGTCTTTGTCAGACATCTGGACGGATCGGGATATGCAATTCAAGGTTGGCGATTTGTTACTGTCGCCTACAAGGACTTACTTGCCGGTACTGAAAGAAGTGCTTGCCAGTCACAAAGCAGGTATTAGTGGTATCATCCATTGTACCGGAGGGGCACAGTCAAAAGTCAAAAAATTTATTTCGAGAGTCCGGATCATCAAAGACCAGCTTTTTGAATTACCGCCACTGTTTAAACTATTGGAAAAATATTCACTCTGCAGTCCCCAGGAACTATATCAGGTTTACAATATGGGGCATCGACTTGAAATTTATGCCAAAGAAAATGTTGTAGAGCAAATATTCAGAATCTGTAAAGTTTATAACATTGACGCGCGCATCATAGGCAGGGTCGAACCGGGTTCAACGGAAGAAGTCATTGTAAAAAGCCATCTCGGCGAATTTAAATATTAA